DNA from Bacilli bacterium:
TGGAGGGAACAATCGGATGCAGCAGTATGAATATGATTTCACCGTTCCTCTGCGCCGTATGGATCAATTATTCGCAGGATTTTTCCCATGGCTGGCCAAGCAATATGACTTTGCCAGCGGCGGCTTTTTTTATGCCGCAAGTTCCAGGCTTTCGGCAGCATTGGCGGCGGATATCGAGTCGACGGCGCAGGCGCTCAACATTTTGGAGCGAAACGGGCTTATTGCGGCTATTCCGGAATGGCTGAAGGAACGGCTCGTCCGTTTTTTTCAAGCGAAGCAAGATCCGGCGAGCGGATATTTTTATGACCGCGATCCGCTGATGCGAAAAGATGAAGTCATGGTGTCGCGGGCCATCGCGTATGCGACCGGTTCGCTGCAAAAATTGGGCGCGCCGCCGCTTTACGCTTTGCCGGTGCAAGCCTCTGCGGCGCCGGACTATCTCGCTTCCGTTGCGTCATATGCCAAGTGGCTGCGCGACATCGATCTGCGCAACAGTTGGCGCGGGTGCGACCGCATGGCTTCGTCCGGTCCGTATGTGGCGCAGCTTCCCGGGCCGGAAAAAACGGAATACATTCGCACGGCGTTAGACTATTTTGCCGAAATTCAACACCCGCAGACGGGCCTTTGGGGGGATGGCAGTTTATACTGCCGCATCTCCGGCACATTCAAGCTGCATACGTTTTATGGCAAATTCAATCGTCCCATGCCTCATGCCGAAAGCATTTACCAAAGCATTCTCAATTGCTTGCGCACGGAAAATGCGACGGATATGTGTTACATCCGCAATCCGATTAATCTGCTTACCTATTTGCGGGTTCAGATTCCTTTGCATGAACTGTATGAAATTATTGACATTACGGTTTCCAACATGGCGCGGCTGAAACGGCCGGATGGCGGCTTTTCCCGGGAAATCGGGAATTCCCCGTCTGCACCGAATGTCGCCCAGGTCAAAAACGGGGAATTTTATCCCGTCATGCCCAAACCAGTCCGTTTAAGCCTGGGGCTCTATGAGGGAGATATGAACGCGGGCACGCAGGCGCATTTGCTGCGCTTGCAATGTTACAAGCTGGCGAACCTTGCGCCGCCGCCGCTGCCGGAAGCCGCCGCGTTTTACAAATTGTTGGAAAATAATGCGCGGGCATAAACATGAAAGCAGCCTAAAAAAACGGGGGGAACAGCGATGGGAGTTGGGAAATGGGAAAATGCCGAGCCCGGGGTAAAACGTCTTATTCACCCGCCGGGAGCCAATATCATGATGATGGAAGTGCATTTTGCCCCCGGTGCGGAAGGAACCGAACACAGCCATCCGCATGAACAATTATCGTATTGTTTAAAAGGCAAGCTTCAGTTTCGCATCGACGGGGTATCCCGCCTTGTGCAAGCGGGTGACACCGTTATCATTCCAAGCGGATTGCGCCATGGTGTAAAGGCGCTGGAAGAAAGCATATTGCTGGATGTGTTTACGCCGCTCAGGGAGGATTTGCTGAAATGAACCCGGATATGAGAGAAAATGAGCAAACGTTACTATTATGGGCCAAAAGCGCGTGTGATACGTTAATCGCCCGATATGCGCCTTATGAACTGCCGCCGGCAAACCGTTGGCATTATCATCAGGGAGTGTTTTTGCACGGCATGATGCGCTTATGGGAACGAACCAAGGAGGAACGCTATTTCCAGTACGCGAAAGCTTACGTGGATCATCTGGTTGACGACAACGGCAGTTTTTTGTTCGCGCGTGACGAGCTTGACGCCATCCAGGCGGGCCTGTTGCTGTTTCCGATTTATCAGCGGACCGGAGAGCGGAAATATCGTCTCGCCGCAGAGAAATTATGCAATCTGCTTGGGACGCTGAATCGCACCTCCGAAGGCGGCTTTTGGCACAAGGACAAATATCCGAACCAAATGTGGCTGGACGGTTTGTATATGGGCGGCGTGTTTGCCGTTGTTTTTGCCGATTGTTTTGGACAAACAAACTTGTATGAAGAGGTTCTGCATCAGGAAAAGCTGATGCGCTCGCACATGAAAGATCATGCGACGGGGCTTCTGTACCATGCGTGGGATGAAAGCCGCAAGGCTCCCTGGGCGCATCCCGAAACGGGCTGCTCGCCGGAATTTTGGGGCAGATCGGTGGGCTGGTATGCGGCGGCTGTCGCCGATATACTTGAATATGTTCCCAAGGGCGCTCGCGGGCGTGATGAATTGGCCGAAGCTTTCAGGGAACTCATTAAGTCGTTGATCCGTTATCAGGATCAGCCTTCCGGGTTATGGTACCAGGTGTTGGATAAAGGAAACGAGCCGGACAACTGGTTGGAAACCTCTTGCTCCGCTTTGTTCATCTATGCGATCGCCAAAGCGGTCCGCCTGCAATGCGCCGATGAGCGTTGCCTGGCTGCCGCTAACGCCGGATTTGCCGGATTGCTTCGTAAAGTATATAAGGATGAACAAAACCATTTTGTGCTGCCCGATATTTGCATTGGCACTTCCGCCGGCGACTATCGGAATTATGTAACCCGCCCCGTAAGCAGCAACGATTTGCATGGCGTCGGCGCATTTGTGCTTGCTTGTCTGGAACTGGACAAAGCGAAAGAAAGCCTTGCATTGAAGGCGGCGACATGATGGACGGGCACCCGGATACCTTTTTTGCGAAGATCGCTCACGAGCTTCTGGAGGAACGCAATAACAAATTGTCCGCCGCAGGGTGGCATTCGTACCGAACGATGCTGCTGCGTAAGCTTCCCCAATTATTGGGGAAGTTTTCCGCACAGTTCCCCGCTATGGCGCCATCAACGCTTGAATCCGTGCATATACACTCCTATACGCGAAAATTGATTGCCTATTCCACTGCCGAGCATTTGCGCGCGACCGCCTATCTTTTGCTTCCCGATCGTCTCGCTCCGAATCCCATGGCCATCCTTGCGCTGCACGGCCACGGTGACGGCCATAAAGAAGTGGTTGGCATCAGTCATGAGGGCGCGGAGCAGCCCGCGGAAGCGGGAGATAGCCGATATTTTGCCCATAAACTGGCCATGATGGGCCATATCGTGATCGCGCCGGAAATGCTCGGCTTTGGCACAAGGAGGTGGAAGGAAAGAGCGTTTGCGGGCGAGGAGCGCTATTCGTGCTATTCGCTGGCGACACAATTGCTGTTGTGCGGGAAGACGCTTGCCGGGCTAAGGGTGTTCGAAGCGAGACGTGCCATTGATCTGTTGCCGGAATTGACGGGGGGACAAGCCCGGCGGATCGGCTGCGTTGGTTTTTCCGGCGGCGGGATGATCGCCGCGCTTGTGTCCGCTTTGGATAAGCGAATTTGTAAAACGGTGATTTCTGGTTATACCAACACGTTTCAGGGCAGCATCATGTCCGTTCGCCATTGTTTGGACAATTATATTCCCGGAATTCTTAAGCTTGCGGAAATGCCGGACATCATCGGCCTGATCGCCCCCAGACCGTTGTTTGTGGAGGCGGGCGCAAACGATCCGCTTTTCCCGGTAAAGCATGTTCGGCAAGCATATTCCCGGCTAACGGAGATTTATCGGCATTATCATGCCGAACGGCAGTTGGCGCTCGATATTTTTCCGGGCAAGCATGAGTTTTCCGGCAGGCGCTCGCTTGCATGGCTCGTTGCGGATTAGGCGGAAATACGCTGCAGACAATTAACGGGTGAAGGGAGGGAGGTTAAAAACAGCCGTACCAACTCGGTTTTTTTGAATGTTCATTTGCCAGGGAGGGGGACGAATGTTTGCCGTACAGTTCGTGAATGAAGGGAAAATTTTGTTTGCCGGCATCGCGTCTGTGATTGATTGGGAACGGCTTAAGCCGGTATTGGTCGAAAAAACGCGCGAGGGCCGAAAGATGTACGTATTTGTTCCGACCCAAATCGTGCAAATCGTCATAGCCGATTTGAATATGCCGGAAACGGGCGGCTTTGAGCCTGCGGCCGGGACGCCGGAGATTCGCCTCGACGGCATAATCGTTCGTGATCACGCGGAATCGGGTTATGGCTGGCGAGCGAAACAGTTTGTCGCCAAACATTATTTGTGCAAGCCGTGCGCGAAACGAACCGTTCAAGCGGCGAATGACGAGACGTTTGGCAAGCCGAATCATCGCGAGCTGATTCGCCGGGTCATGGATTATGTCGAAGCGCACCTGCAAGATGAAGCGTTAACGTTGTCGCGCCTTGCCCGCAAAGTGTTTTACATGAATCCGGATTACCTGGGAAGGTTGTTTAGGCTGGAAACCGGAATGAAGTTTTCGGAATATGTGATGCAGGCTCGAATCAAACGGGCGATTCATTTGCTGCAATCCGCGGAAACGGTCAGAATCAGCGAACTTGCCGAGAGAGTGGGATTCGGCAATAATCCGCAATATTTTAGCGTCGCCTTTAAAAAGCACACCGGAACAACGCCGAAAGAGTATGCAAGGTTGGTATGGCCCCGCCAGCGAAGCGAATGAGAAAAGGCGGAACATAGCCAAGCGCGATGTCCGGTCAAGTCTGATTTTTCTAAAAAACAGTCTGATTTTTGCGAAGTAAAATTCAGTAAAATTTTATATTCTTAAGGTGCAACGCAAATTTCCATGGGAGGTGGTATTATGCGACTCCTCTGATGGACGCGAAAAGGAGTGTTTGGACCACAGTATTGCAAAAAAAAATGAAAAGAAACGGAGGTAAATGACATGAGAAGGAAGCTTTTCAAACGTCACTTCGCTCTTTGCCTGAGTCTTGTGCTCGCATTGTCCTTGTTCGCGATTTATCCGGCCAGCGCGGCAACTTTGTTCAGCGACGATTTCAACGACGGCAACGCCAACGGATGGACGGCGGGAGGCACAAAATACGACGATTGGTCGGTCGTTTCCGACAACGGCAACTACGTCCTGTACTCGTCCAGCACGAATGAAGGGCGTATCGGTGCGGGCAGTCAATCATGGACCAATTACAGCGTGGAAGCAAAAGTGAAGGTGGAAAACTTCAATGGTTCCAACAGGGCTTACGTGAACGGCAGATATAGAGACGGGAACAATTATTATGCGGCGTCCTTAACGGGTGGCAACAAGCTGGAACTGCGGAAAAAAGTAAGCGGCAGCAGTTCGACGCTCGCCTCGAAGG
Protein-coding regions in this window:
- a CDS encoding cupin domain-containing protein, with the translated sequence MGVGKWENAEPGVKRLIHPPGANIMMMEVHFAPGAEGTEHSHPHEQLSYCLKGKLQFRIDGVSRLVQAGDTVIIPSGLRHGVKALEESILLDVFTPLREDLLK
- a CDS encoding glycoside hydrolase family 88 protein: MNPDMRENEQTLLLWAKSACDTLIARYAPYELPPANRWHYHQGVFLHGMMRLWERTKEERYFQYAKAYVDHLVDDNGSFLFARDELDAIQAGLLLFPIYQRTGERKYRLAAEKLCNLLGTLNRTSEGGFWHKDKYPNQMWLDGLYMGGVFAVVFADCFGQTNLYEEVLHQEKLMRSHMKDHATGLLYHAWDESRKAPWAHPETGCSPEFWGRSVGWYAAAVADILEYVPKGARGRDELAEAFRELIKSLIRYQDQPSGLWYQVLDKGNEPDNWLETSCSALFIYAIAKAVRLQCADERCLAAANAGFAGLLRKVYKDEQNHFVLPDICIGTSAGDYRNYVTRPVSSNDLHGVGAFVLACLELDKAKESLALKAAT
- a CDS encoding alpha/beta hydrolase family protein, with the translated sequence MMDGHPDTFFAKIAHELLEERNNKLSAAGWHSYRTMLLRKLPQLLGKFSAQFPAMAPSTLESVHIHSYTRKLIAYSTAEHLRATAYLLLPDRLAPNPMAILALHGHGDGHKEVVGISHEGAEQPAEAGDSRYFAHKLAMMGHIVIAPEMLGFGTRRWKERAFAGEERYSCYSLATQLLLCGKTLAGLRVFEARRAIDLLPELTGGQARRIGCVGFSGGGMIAALVSALDKRICKTVISGYTNTFQGSIMSVRHCLDNYIPGILKLAEMPDIIGLIAPRPLFVEAGANDPLFPVKHVRQAYSRLTEIYRHYHAERQLALDIFPGKHEFSGRRSLAWLVAD
- a CDS encoding helix-turn-helix domain-containing protein — its product is MFAVQFVNEGKILFAGIASVIDWERLKPVLVEKTREGRKMYVFVPTQIVQIVIADLNMPETGGFEPAAGTPEIRLDGIIVRDHAESGYGWRAKQFVAKHYLCKPCAKRTVQAANDETFGKPNHRELIRRVMDYVEAHLQDEALTLSRLARKVFYMNPDYLGRLFRLETGMKFSEYVMQARIKRAIHLLQSAETVRISELAERVGFGNNPQYFSVAFKKHTGTTPKEYARLVWPRQRSE